One region of uncultured Sulfurimonas sp. genomic DNA includes:
- a CDS encoding ATP citrate lyase citrate-binding domain-containing protein yields MAQKAIREYDAKSILARHWDKYFPDFTYAYETVMVQNGSELKKAAKDKSWLKEKKLVAKPDMLFGKRGKNDLVLFKDSKPGDVTLAKAVSWIDEKSSKEQSVYFSFDGDTPTGEAQVDMLTHFVVEPFTPHKQEEEYYISATCVGDEDMLYMSAEGGMEVEEGWDEKVTEVAFAITDTEEEIAKKIKANIPKDVAKADKAAFAEFAIGFFKAYRELNFAYLEINPFVMQGNKIELLDMVAKLDDTAGFMMVEEWGDVEYPTAFGMESKSPEVLAIEEADAKTGASLKLTLLKPEARIWTMVAGGGASVVYADTIADLAGIDDLANYGEYSGGPTTGETKFYAETLLDLMTRQKDAKGRDKIMIIGGAIANFTDVAKTFTGIIQAFDNYAEKMKEVGIKIYVRRGGPNYEKGLKDIKEAADRLGLYIEVYGPETHVTDIVRMALAK; encoded by the coding sequence ATGGCTCAAAAAGCGATTAGAGAATATGATGCAAAGTCGATTTTAGCAAGACATTGGGATAAGTATTTTCCAGATTTTACTTATGCGTATGAAACTGTGATGGTTCAAAATGGATCAGAATTAAAGAAAGCTGCAAAAGATAAATCTTGGTTAAAAGAAAAAAAATTAGTAGCTAAACCAGATATGTTATTTGGTAAAAGAGGTAAAAACGATTTAGTTCTTTTTAAAGATTCTAAGCCAGGTGATGTAACCTTAGCTAAAGCTGTCTCTTGGATTGATGAAAAATCATCAAAAGAGCAATCAGTTTACTTTTCGTTTGATGGAGATACTCCTACAGGTGAAGCTCAAGTAGATATGTTGACTCACTTTGTTGTAGAACCATTTACTCCGCACAAGCAAGAAGAAGAGTATTATATCTCTGCTACATGTGTTGGCGATGAAGATATGCTTTATATGTCAGCTGAAGGTGGAATGGAAGTTGAAGAGGGTTGGGATGAAAAAGTTACTGAAGTAGCATTTGCAATTACTGACACTGAAGAAGAGATAGCAAAAAAGATAAAAGCAAATATTCCTAAAGATGTTGCAAAAGCTGATAAAGCAGCATTTGCTGAATTTGCGATTGGTTTTTTCAAAGCATATAGAGAATTAAACTTTGCATATCTTGAAATCAATCCATTTGTAATGCAAGGAAACAAAATAGAGCTTCTTGATATGGTTGCAAAACTTGATGATACTGCTGGTTTTATGATGGTAGAAGAGTGGGGTGATGTTGAGTATCCTACTGCATTTGGTATGGAGTCAAAGTCACCAGAAGTTCTTGCTATTGAAGAAGCAGATGCTAAGACAGGAGCTTCTTTAAAGCTTACTTTGCTTAAACCAGAAGCTAGAATTTGGACTATGGTAGCAGGTGGTGGTGCTTCAGTTGTATATGCTGATACAATCGCTGACTTAGCAGGAATAGATGATTTAGCTAACTATGGTGAGTACTCAGGTGGACCAACTACTGGTGAGACAAAGTTCTATGCTGAAACACTTCTTGACCTTATGACAAGACAAAAAGATGCTAAAGGTCGCGATAAGATAATGATTATCGGTGGAGCTATTGCTAACTTTACAGATGTTGCTAAAACATTTACAGGTATTATTCAAGCATTTGATAACTATGCTGAAAAAATGAAAGAAGTTGGTATTAAGATTTATGTTCGTCGTGGTGGACCAAACTATGAAAAAGGTTTAAAAGACATAAAAGAAGCTGCAGATAGACTAGGTCTTTATATAGAAGTATATGGTCCAGAAACACATGTTACAGACATCGTGCGTATGGCATTAGCGAAGTAA
- a CDS encoding aminodeoxychorismate/anthranilate synthase component II: MILMIDNYDSFTYNIVQYCRELGADLKIIRNDEMSVEEIEALHPQKIIISPGPASPDEAGVTLAVIDYFKDKLPILGICLGHQSIAQVFGADVIRAKNMMHGKTSTMKRVQECEIFKGLPQEFVATRYHSLIVDKNSLPQTIEPTAYSSDDNEIMALKIKDRDIYGVQFHPESIMSEYGHEIIGNFLKL; the protein is encoded by the coding sequence ATGATTTTAATGATTGATAATTATGATAGCTTCACTTACAATATAGTTCAATATTGTAGAGAGTTAGGTGCTGATTTAAAGATAATAAGAAACGATGAAATGAGTGTTGAAGAAATTGAAGCTTTGCATCCACAAAAGATTATAATATCTCCTGGTCCTGCATCTCCTGATGAGGCTGGTGTAACTTTAGCTGTTATCGATTATTTTAAAGACAAACTTCCAATTCTTGGCATCTGTCTTGGTCATCAAAGTATCGCTCAAGTATTTGGTGCAGATGTTATTCGTGCAAAAAACATGATGCATGGTAAAACATCTACCATGAAAAGAGTGCAAGAATGTGAAATATTTAAAGGTCTGCCTCAAGAATTTGTTGCGACAAGATACCACTCTCTTATAGTAGATAAAAATTCACTTCCACAAACAATAGAACCTACAGCTTATAGTTCAGATGATAATGAAATTATGGCATTGAAAATAAAAGATAGAGATATATATGGTGTTCAATTTCATCCTGAATCGATTATGAGTGAGTATGGACATGAAATAATTGGAAATTTTTTAAAGCTATGA
- the galU gene encoding UTP--glucose-1-phosphate uridylyltransferase GalU: MLNNKKIKKCLFPAAGYGTRFLPATKAIPKEMLPVLTKPLLQYGVEEAVSAGMDTMAIVTGRGKRAIEDHFDRSYELEHQIDGTSKESLMSEIRAIVEDYTFSYTRQVEMKGLGHAILTGQTLIGDEPFAVLLADDLCDNNGEPVLLQMTKLYEKYKCSIVAVEEINIEDSKKYGVIAGEEIEENIIRVNDMVEKPQPEEAPSNLAIIGRYILTPDIFDILKDTKAGRGGEIQITDALLTQAKNGGVIAYKFKGKRFDCGSVDGFVKATNYFYDKQK; the protein is encoded by the coding sequence ATGCTTAACAATAAGAAAATTAAAAAATGCCTTTTTCCAGCTGCTGGTTATGGAACAAGGTTTTTACCTGCAACAAAAGCAATTCCAAAAGAGATGCTACCTGTTTTAACAAAACCATTACTTCAATATGGCGTTGAAGAAGCAGTTAGTGCAGGAATGGACACCATGGCAATAGTAACAGGCCGTGGTAAAAGAGCTATTGAAGATCATTTTGACAGATCTTATGAGCTTGAACATCAAATAGATGGTACTTCTAAAGAATCATTGATGAGTGAAATAAGAGCTATAGTAGAAGATTATACTTTTAGCTATACAAGACAAGTTGAGATGAAGGGTTTAGGCCATGCGATATTAACAGGTCAAACTCTTATTGGAGATGAGCCTTTTGCTGTTTTGCTTGCAGATGATTTATGTGATAATAATGGAGAACCTGTACTTCTTCAGATGACAAAATTATATGAAAAATACAAATGCAGTATTGTAGCTGTTGAAGAGATAAACATAGAAGATTCCAAAAAGTATGGAGTAATCGCTGGAGAAGAGATTGAAGAAAATATCATTAGAGTAAATGATATGGTTGAAAAACCACAACCAGAAGAAGCCCCATCAAACTTAGCAATTATAGGCAGATATATCTTAACTCCTGATATTTTTGATATTTTAAAAGATACCAAGGCTGGACGCGGTGGAGAGATTCAAATAACAGATGCTCTTCTTACTCAAGCAAAAAATGGCGGAGTTATAGCGTATAAGTTTAAAGGAAAAAGGTTTGATTGTGGTAGCGTAGATGGTTTTGTTAAAGCAACAAACTATTTTTATGATAAACAAAAATAA
- a CDS encoding AI-2E family transporter, translated as MQDRNIGYFFIVSASVIIVLAGIKSASEIVIPFLLALFISIILSPSYNYFNKKGLPDILSISLVITIFIVFLIFVAKLIGTSAQEFSSNIGIYEQQLSGSFHKLIEMVVSLGIELPEKEITSIVNPKQIMQLSSGVVQSIGSMFTNGFVILLSVVFMILESQHFVSKISYATNENRVAKHIQEILTKIKKYMVLKALMSLLTAFVIWISLLLVGTDYAFLWAVLAFMLNFIPNIGSIIAAIPAVILTLVQLGSVSAFVVSSIYIGVNIIIGSVLEPKIMGKGLGLSTLVVFLSLVFWGWLLGIVGMLLSIPLTIMAKIILDANENTKWIAVLLGTGENLKRVSKTKEQ; from the coding sequence ATGCAAGATAGAAATATCGGATATTTTTTTATAGTTAGTGCTAGTGTAATTATTGTTTTAGCAGGTATTAAGAGTGCATCTGAGATTGTTATACCATTTTTATTGGCTCTATTTATATCTATAATACTCTCTCCATCATACAATTACTTTAACAAAAAAGGCTTGCCTGATATTTTATCTATAAGTTTAGTTATAACCATCTTTATAGTCTTTTTAATTTTTGTAGCAAAACTTATAGGTACATCTGCTCAAGAGTTTAGCTCAAATATTGGCATATATGAGCAACAACTCTCAGGTAGTTTTCATAAACTTATAGAAATGGTGGTTAGTTTAGGTATAGAACTTCCCGAAAAAGAGATAACAAGTATTGTAAATCCAAAGCAAATTATGCAACTCTCAAGTGGAGTAGTACAAAGTATAGGATCTATGTTTACAAATGGATTTGTAATACTTTTAAGTGTTGTGTTTATGATCTTAGAATCGCAACATTTTGTTAGTAAAATATCTTATGCCACAAATGAAAATAGAGTAGCCAAGCATATACAAGAGATACTTACTAAAATAAAAAAATATATGGTTTTAAAAGCTTTAATGTCACTGCTTACGGCTTTTGTGATTTGGATTTCTCTTTTGCTTGTAGGAACTGATTATGCATTTCTTTGGGCAGTTTTAGCTTTTATGTTAAACTTTATCCCAAATATCGGTTCAATCATAGCAGCAATTCCAGCTGTAATTTTGACACTTGTTCAATTAGGTTCAGTTAGTGCATTTGTTGTGAGTTCCATATATATTGGAGTAAATATTATAATAGGTTCAGTTTTAGAACCTAAAATAATGGGTAAAGGATTAGGACTATCAACTTTAGTGGTGTTTTTATCATTAGTATTTTGGGGATGGTTACTTGGCATAGTCGGAATGCTTCTTTCTATTCCGCTTACTATTATGGCAAAAATTATACTAGATGCAAATGAAAATACCAAGTGGATAGCTGTACTTTTAGGTACAGGAGAAAATTTAAAAAGAGTAAGTAAAACAAAAGAGCAATAG
- a CDS encoding ABC transporter permease, translating to MPKFSLAILLFVFAFSFFGSFIYGVDAYTLDSSSILLSPSFEHLLGTDRLGRDILARLIEGGKISLIIGVGSAFIASVIGLILGSMAGYFRGNVDKAFVIIVDLFLTFPTFFLLLALVSYINASAWVLIVIISITGWMTTARLIRSESFRVTSQPFVKILNIAKVSKAKILFKYYAPILAPIYFVSFTFGVGGAILAESGLSFLGLGIVAPQMSWGTILSGGKEVIEIAWWVSFFPGLMIFLVTFSLINISNYLQQLTNKKQIQN from the coding sequence ATGCCAAAATTTAGTCTGGCTATTTTACTTTTTGTCTTTGCCTTTTCATTTTTTGGCTCTTTTATTTATGGAGTAGATGCTTATACCCTTGATAGCTCTTCTATACTTCTTTCTCCTTCGTTTGAGCATCTACTTGGAACTGACAGATTGGGAAGAGACATTTTAGCTAGACTTATCGAGGGTGGAAAAATATCACTTATCATTGGCGTAGGTAGTGCATTTATAGCATCTGTAATAGGGCTTATTTTAGGTTCAATGGCAGGATATTTTAGGGGAAATGTAGATAAAGCTTTTGTTATTATCGTAGATTTGTTTTTAACTTTTCCAACTTTCTTTTTACTTTTAGCTCTTGTTAGTTACATAAATGCATCTGCTTGGGTTTTGATAGTTATCATCTCAATTACAGGATGGATGACAACAGCTAGACTTATCCGTTCTGAGAGTTTTAGAGTCACTTCACAACCTTTTGTAAAAATACTTAATATTGCAAAAGTTTCTAAAGCAAAAATACTTTTTAAATATTACGCTCCAATACTTGCACCAATATACTTTGTAAGCTTTACATTTGGTGTTGGAGGAGCTATTTTAGCAGAGTCTGGACTTAGCTTTTTAGGTCTTGGAATTGTAGCGCCTCAAATGAGTTGGGGAACAATTTTAAGCGGTGGAAAAGAAGTTATAGAGATTGCATGGTGGGTTAGTTTTTTTCCAGGATTGATGATATTTTTAGTAACTTTTTCACTTATTAATATTTCAAATTATTTACAACAATTAACAAATAAAAAGCAGATTCAAAATTAA